One stretch of Microbacterium terrae DNA includes these proteins:
- a CDS encoding phosphoribosylaminoimidazolesuccinocarboxamide synthase, which translates to MTDAAPTPDLAEWRHVYSGKVRDLYVPADTADGAEPERMLVVASDRVSAFDHVLEPGIPGKGVLLTTLSLWWFDQLAGGDGGRRIPNHLTATSVLGDGPDGIANTADDLRSLVPAQFTGRAMVVKSLDMQPIECVVRGYLTGSGWAEYQQTRTVCGIPLPDGLTDGDRLPEPIYTPAYKAPMGEHDENISFERSVELVGAERAAELRDLSLEIYARAAALAESKGLILADTKFEFGLDANGVMTLADEVLTSDSSRYWDAAAWESGTTAKERMASFDKQIVRDWLAANWAPPREGEPPALPAEIVERTADRYRELIERLTGA; encoded by the coding sequence GTGACGGATGCCGCCCCCACCCCCGACCTCGCCGAATGGCGCCACGTCTACTCGGGGAAGGTGCGCGACCTGTACGTGCCCGCCGACACCGCCGACGGAGCAGAGCCTGAACGGATGCTGGTGGTGGCGAGCGACCGCGTGAGCGCGTTCGACCACGTGCTCGAGCCCGGCATCCCGGGCAAGGGCGTGCTCCTCACGACGCTCAGCCTGTGGTGGTTCGACCAGCTCGCCGGCGGCGACGGCGGGCGGCGCATCCCGAACCACCTCACCGCGACGAGCGTGCTCGGCGACGGCCCCGACGGCATCGCGAACACCGCCGACGACCTGCGGTCGCTCGTTCCCGCGCAGTTCACCGGCCGCGCCATGGTGGTCAAGAGCCTCGACATGCAGCCGATCGAGTGCGTCGTACGCGGCTACCTCACCGGCTCGGGCTGGGCCGAGTACCAGCAGACTCGTACCGTGTGCGGCATCCCCCTGCCCGACGGTCTCACCGACGGCGACCGCCTGCCCGAGCCGATCTACACCCCCGCGTACAAGGCCCCGATGGGCGAACACGACGAGAACATCTCGTTCGAGCGTTCGGTCGAACTCGTCGGCGCCGAGCGTGCAGCAGAGCTGCGCGACCTCTCGCTCGAGATCTACGCGCGCGCGGCGGCTCTCGCCGAGTCGAAGGGGCTCATCCTCGCCGACACGAAGTTCGAGTTCGGTCTCGACGCGAACGGCGTGATGACGCTCGCCGACGAGGTGCTCACGAGCGATTCGTCGCGCTACTGGGATGCCGCCGCCTGGGAGTCCGGCACCACGGCGAAGGAGCGCATGGCGAGCTTCGACAAGCAGATCGTGCGCGACTGGCTCGCCGCCAACTGGGCGCCGCCGCGCGAGGGCGAGCCGCCGGCGCTCCCCGCCGAGATCGTCGAGCGCACCGCCGACCGCTACCGCGAGCTCATCGAGCGCCTGACCGGCGCCTGA
- a CDS encoding DUF202 domain-containing protein has translation MTDERALYDPGLQPERTELAWRRTALSIGVGSIVAARILPDVLGSIVWALPGVLGMAFAVVMWSLARRRYLSWNDSLLSDEPSAGRRLPGAGLLFALTVFTVGCGAVLLIATVLVSPR, from the coding sequence ATGACCGACGAGCGCGCACTCTACGACCCGGGGCTGCAGCCCGAGCGCACGGAGCTCGCCTGGCGGCGCACCGCGCTGTCGATCGGCGTCGGCTCGATCGTCGCGGCGCGGATCCTGCCCGACGTGCTCGGGTCGATCGTGTGGGCGCTGCCCGGGGTGCTGGGCATGGCCTTCGCGGTCGTCATGTGGAGCCTCGCGCGGCGCCGGTACCTGTCGTGGAACGACTCGCTCCTGAGCGACGAGCCCAGTGCCGGGCGACGCCTGCCCGGCGCCGGCCTGCTGTTCGCACTCACCGTGTTCACGGTCGGATGCGGCGCGGTGCTGCTCATCGCGACCGTGCTCGTGTCGCCGCGCTGA
- a CDS encoding PadR family transcriptional regulator — translation MIDPISRLTPLGLMVLALLGEGDMHPYEMIRLMRARRDDRLVTLTNGTVYHTVARLEKDALVAEVGVDRDGNRPERTTYTLTDAGAAAVPEWVRRELVAPGMPDRFRVALAEAHNLDRAEAIALLALRRGALEQARVALAAGLVHAGEKGVPAQYLLELDRDVALIAADLAWLDTAVARISDPEFDWGSTGEPTERYIAQREAARQ, via the coding sequence ATGATCGACCCCATCTCGCGACTCACGCCCCTCGGGCTGATGGTGCTCGCGCTGCTCGGCGAGGGCGACATGCACCCGTACGAGATGATCCGGCTGATGCGCGCGCGGCGGGACGACCGCCTCGTCACCCTGACCAACGGCACCGTCTACCACACGGTCGCGCGGCTCGAGAAGGATGCGCTCGTCGCCGAGGTCGGCGTCGACCGCGACGGCAACCGGCCCGAGCGCACCACCTACACGCTGACGGATGCCGGCGCCGCGGCCGTGCCCGAGTGGGTGCGGCGCGAGCTCGTCGCCCCCGGCATGCCCGACCGGTTCCGGGTGGCGCTGGCCGAGGCGCACAACCTCGACCGCGCAGAGGCGATCGCGCTGCTCGCGTTGCGGCGAGGCGCGCTCGAGCAGGCGCGCGTCGCGCTCGCCGCGGGCCTCGTCCACGCGGGCGAGAAGGGCGTGCCCGCTCAGTACCTGCTCGAACTCGACCGCGACGTGGCGCTCATCGCCGCCGACCTCGCGTGGCTCGACACCGCCGTCGCGCGCATCTCCGATCCCGAATTCGATTGGGGCTCCACAGGGGAGCCCACCGAGCGCTACATCGCCCAGAGAGAGGCGGCACGACAGTGA
- a CDS encoding uracil-xanthine permease family protein: MPQWTLHGNGRTVEPGAVVKPDERLNWGATIAIGMQHVVAMFGATFLVPILTGFPVSTTLFFSGVGTLLFLIITRNKLPSYLGSSFAFIAPVTAATASQGMGSALAGIVAVGILLALVGFVVQFVGIGWIDKLMPPVVAGAIVALIGFNLAPVAWTNFQQAPITATITLVSVVLCSVLFRGFLGRISIFLGVIIGYAVALIRQEVDFTAVNALIEKGQWIGLPEFHLADFASPGTWSVIAMFLPVVLVLIAENVGHVRGVATMTTRSVNRQTGRALIADGAATTLAGAFGGSGTTTYGENIGVMAATRVYSTAAYWVAGAFAILLSLSPVVGAVFNSIPAGVLGGVTTALYGLIGVIGIKIWVDNGVDFSRPVNQYTAAVALVIAIAGFTMQWGDFQLGAIVIGSAAALLIYHLGNLIARWRRTGADDGGPIPAMGQLGGDPQDA, translated from the coding sequence ATGCCTCAGTGGACCCTGCACGGAAACGGCCGCACCGTCGAGCCCGGCGCCGTCGTGAAGCCCGACGAACGCCTCAACTGGGGCGCGACGATCGCGATCGGCATGCAGCACGTCGTCGCCATGTTCGGCGCGACGTTCCTCGTGCCGATCCTGACGGGGTTCCCGGTCTCGACCACGCTGTTCTTCTCGGGCGTCGGCACGCTGCTCTTCCTCATCATCACCAGGAACAAGCTGCCCAGCTACCTCGGGTCGTCCTTCGCGTTCATCGCACCGGTCACCGCGGCGACGGCCTCGCAGGGCATGGGCTCGGCGCTCGCGGGCATCGTGGCCGTCGGCATCCTGCTCGCCCTCGTCGGGTTCGTCGTGCAGTTCGTCGGCATCGGCTGGATCGACAAGCTGATGCCGCCCGTGGTCGCGGGCGCCATCGTCGCGCTCATCGGGTTCAACCTGGCGCCGGTGGCGTGGACGAACTTCCAGCAGGCGCCGATCACGGCGACCATCACCCTGGTGTCGGTCGTGCTCTGCAGCGTGCTCTTCCGCGGGTTCCTCGGGCGCATCTCGATCTTCCTCGGCGTGATCATCGGCTACGCGGTGGCGCTGATCCGCCAGGAGGTCGACTTCACCGCGGTGAACGCGCTGATCGAGAAGGGCCAGTGGATCGGGCTCCCCGAGTTCCACCTCGCCGACTTCGCCTCGCCGGGCACCTGGTCGGTCATCGCCATGTTCCTGCCGGTCGTGCTGGTGCTCATCGCCGAGAACGTCGGCCACGTGCGCGGTGTGGCCACCATGACCACGCGCTCGGTCAACCGCCAGACCGGACGCGCGCTCATCGCCGACGGTGCGGCGACCACGCTCGCCGGCGCGTTCGGCGGTTCGGGCACGACGACGTACGGCGAGAACATCGGGGTCATGGCGGCCACCCGCGTCTACTCGACCGCCGCGTACTGGGTCGCGGGCGCGTTCGCGATCCTGCTGTCGCTCTCGCCCGTCGTCGGTGCGGTGTTCAACTCGATCCCGGCGGGTGTGCTCGGCGGCGTGACGACCGCGCTCTACGGACTCATCGGCGTCATCGGCATCAAGATCTGGGTCGACAACGGCGTGGACTTCTCGCGCCCGGTCAACCAGTACACCGCCGCGGTCGCCCTCGTGATCGCGATCGCCGGGTTCACCATGCAGTGGGGCGACTTCCAGCTCGGGGCCATCGTCATCGGCTCAGCGGCAGCCCTGCTCATCTACCACCTCGGCAACCTCATCGCCCGCTGGCGCCGCACCGGTGCCGACGACGGCGGCCCCATCCCGGCGATGGGCCAGCTCGGCGGCGACCCGCAGGACGCCTGA
- a CDS encoding sulfite exporter TauE/SafE family protein, protein MQTLVLLALVGLGAQLVDGALGMAYGVTSTTLLLAIGANPAAASASVHLAEIGTTLASGASHWRFGNVDWKVVRRIGIPGAIGAFAGATFLSSLSTDVAKPIMSWILLGLGVYILIRFTARALPKVDTSRPLRSRFLAPVGLVGGFLDATGGGGWGPVGTPALLASGRIEPRKVIGSIDTSEFLVAVAASIGFFIGLGSEGFDLTWVGALLLGGLIAAPIAAWLVRKMPARLLGSLVGGIIVFTNTRTLLIGWEASGTVTAWVLGSIAVIWVAAVAIAWTEHRKEVAKAAREAESTEQATDAASAAQTERDAAAGHEAADADAVSGEASAPATADASDREPVAAAEHPER, encoded by the coding sequence GTGCAGACTCTCGTCCTCCTCGCCCTCGTCGGACTCGGTGCGCAGCTCGTCGACGGGGCCCTGGGCATGGCCTACGGCGTGACCTCGACCACGCTCCTTCTCGCGATCGGCGCCAACCCCGCCGCGGCGAGCGCCTCTGTGCACCTCGCCGAGATCGGCACGACGCTCGCGTCGGGAGCCTCGCACTGGCGCTTCGGCAACGTCGACTGGAAGGTCGTCCGCCGCATCGGCATCCCCGGTGCCATCGGCGCCTTCGCCGGCGCGACGTTCCTCTCGAGCCTGTCGACCGATGTCGCAAAGCCGATCATGAGCTGGATCCTCCTCGGCCTCGGCGTCTACATCCTCATCCGCTTCACCGCTCGCGCCCTGCCGAAGGTCGACACCTCGCGTCCGCTCCGCTCGCGGTTCCTGGCACCGGTCGGCCTCGTCGGCGGTTTCCTCGACGCCACCGGCGGCGGCGGCTGGGGCCCGGTCGGCACTCCGGCACTGCTGGCGAGCGGCCGCATCGAGCCCCGCAAGGTGATCGGCTCGATCGACACGAGCGAGTTCCTCGTCGCGGTCGCCGCCTCGATCGGCTTCTTCATCGGCCTCGGCAGCGAGGGCTTCGACCTCACCTGGGTGGGCGCCCTGCTCCTCGGCGGCCTGATCGCCGCGCCGATCGCCGCGTGGCTCGTGCGCAAGATGCCGGCCCGCCTGCTCGGCTCGCTCGTCGGCGGAATCATCGTCTTCACCAACACCCGCACCCTGCTCATCGGGTGGGAGGCCTCGGGCACGGTCACCGCCTGGGTGCTCGGCTCGATCGCCGTCATCTGGGTCGCCGCTGTCGCCATCGCGTGGACCGAGCACCGCAAGGAGGTCGCGAAGGCGGCCCGCGAGGCCGAGTCGACGGAGCAGGCGACGGATGCCGCGTCCGCGGCCCAGACCGAGCGCGACGCCGCTGCCGGGCACGAGGCAGCCGACGCCGACGCGGTCTCGGGCGAAGCATCCGCGCCCGCCACCGCCGACGCATCCGACCGCGAGCCCGTCGCCGCGGCCGAGCACCCCGAGCGCTGA
- a CDS encoding DUF202 domain-containing protein, translating into MVARPEGEPVSTTRFPKSVFGVGEEPDPRFTLANERTFLAWNRTALALIAGGVALEAFGLDLHEGLRLAASILLVVAGLVIPIVAWLEWKQTERALRTGNALPGARSSIVLAVVVSAVGLLVLLGVLLR; encoded by the coding sequence ATGGTCGCGCGACCCGAAGGAGAACCTGTGAGCACGACGCGCTTCCCGAAGTCGGTCTTCGGCGTCGGAGAGGAACCGGATCCGCGGTTCACCCTCGCCAACGAGCGCACCTTCCTCGCGTGGAACCGCACCGCCCTCGCGCTCATCGCGGGCGGTGTGGCGCTCGAGGCGTTCGGCCTCGACCTGCATGAGGGGCTGCGGCTCGCGGCATCCATCCTCCTGGTCGTCGCGGGTCTCGTGATCCCGATCGTCGCCTGGCTCGAATGGAAGCAGACCGAGCGGGCGCTGCGCACCGGCAATGCGCTGCCGGGCGCGCGGTCGAGCATCGTGCTGGCGGTCGTGGTGTCGGCGGTCGGACTGCTCGTGCTCCTGGGCGTGCTGCTGCGATGA
- a CDS encoding DHA2 family efflux MFS transporter permease subunit yields the protein MDAQHPSTSPVKTHSPWPALWALVIGFFMILVDTTIVSVANPAIKADLDPGTPNLDNVVWVTSAYLLAYAVPLLITGRLGDRFGPKNIYLTGLAVFTLASLACGLSPTLGTLIAFRAVQGLGAAMMTPQTMAVITRTFPPNQRGAAMGLWGATSGVAMLVGPLAGGLLVDGFGWEWIFFVNIPVGIVGFVLAWMLVPKLETHPHRFDIVGVFLSAIGLFLIVFGLQEGETYDWGVIWGPITVWGLIIAGVVVMGLFIWQQFRTKSEPLVPMELFRDRNFSVANIGIATVGFSVTSMSLPMMFFFQLGRGLSPTESALLLVPMAIAAGVLSPLAGRWLDRTDPRVLLVPGLLLVAGALVLYSVLMNVDTPVWAFLIPSFIMGVGNAGMWGPLATTATRNLGPRQAGAGAGIYNTTRTIGSVLGSAAIAVFMQGRLEANLPGASDAGEGFGEGTLPAVVAEPFSTAMAQSILLSAAVLVVGVVAVLFLRRPKPVAGDWTAAKRAD from the coding sequence ATCGACGCGCAGCATCCGTCGACGTCGCCCGTCAAGACCCACAGCCCGTGGCCCGCCCTCTGGGCGCTCGTCATCGGATTCTTCATGATCCTGGTCGACACCACGATCGTGTCGGTCGCGAACCCGGCGATCAAGGCCGACCTCGACCCCGGCACACCCAACCTCGACAACGTCGTGTGGGTGACGTCGGCCTACCTGCTCGCGTACGCGGTGCCGCTCCTGATCACCGGACGCCTCGGCGACCGCTTCGGCCCGAAGAACATCTACCTCACCGGCCTCGCGGTCTTCACGCTCGCCTCGCTCGCCTGCGGGCTGTCGCCCACCCTCGGCACCCTCATCGCGTTCCGCGCGGTGCAGGGCCTCGGCGCCGCGATGATGACGCCGCAGACCATGGCGGTCATCACCCGGACCTTCCCGCCGAACCAGCGCGGCGCGGCCATGGGGCTGTGGGGCGCGACCTCGGGCGTCGCCATGCTCGTCGGACCCCTCGCCGGAGGCCTCCTCGTCGACGGCTTCGGGTGGGAGTGGATCTTCTTCGTCAACATCCCCGTCGGAATCGTCGGGTTCGTGCTGGCGTGGATGCTGGTGCCCAAGCTCGAGACGCATCCGCACCGCTTCGACATCGTCGGCGTCTTCCTCAGCGCCATCGGTCTCTTCCTGATCGTCTTCGGTCTTCAGGAGGGCGAGACGTACGACTGGGGCGTGATCTGGGGACCCATCACGGTGTGGGGTCTCATCATCGCGGGCGTGGTCGTGATGGGTCTCTTCATCTGGCAGCAGTTCCGCACGAAGAGCGAGCCGCTGGTGCCGATGGAGCTGTTCCGCGACCGCAACTTCTCGGTGGCGAACATCGGCATCGCGACCGTCGGCTTCAGCGTCACCAGCATGTCGCTGCCGATGATGTTCTTCTTCCAGCTGGGTCGTGGGCTCAGCCCGACCGAATCGGCGCTGCTGCTCGTTCCCATGGCGATCGCCGCCGGTGTGCTCTCGCCGCTCGCCGGTCGCTGGCTCGACCGCACCGACCCGCGCGTGCTGCTCGTGCCCGGCCTGCTGCTGGTCGCCGGGGCGCTCGTGCTCTACTCGGTGCTCATGAACGTCGACACCCCGGTGTGGGCCTTCCTGATCCCGTCGTTCATCATGGGCGTCGGCAACGCCGGAATGTGGGGGCCGCTCGCGACCACCGCCACCCGCAACCTCGGTCCGCGGCAGGCGGGCGCCGGCGCCGGCATCTACAACACGACCCGCACGATCGGCTCGGTGCTCGGATCGGCGGCCATCGCGGTGTTCATGCAGGGCCGGCTCGAAGCGAACCTGCCGGGCGCGTCGGACGCCGGGGAAGGCTTCGGTGAGGGGACTCTTCCCGCTGTGGTCGCCGAGCCTTTCTCGACCGCCATGGCTCAGTCGATCCTGCTGTCGGCGGCCGTGCTGGTCGTCGGTGTGGTCGCCGTGCTGTTCCTCCGCCGGCCGAAGCCGGTGGCGGGAGACTGGACGGCTGCCAAGCGGGCCGACTGA